A DNA window from Ranitomeya imitator isolate aRanImi1 chromosome 2, aRanImi1.pri, whole genome shotgun sequence contains the following coding sequences:
- the LOC138665388 gene encoding pneumococcal serine-rich repeat protein-like, giving the protein MASGSDSGTPPLRSPASSSEEENQEEEREQQQGPRGQAVVVGRSVSQRALDEPLNIDLMVASIEARGPLWDSRDPQHADQGILRRLWLEVAQTLWDGFDSANAKAKASFLKQLRTRWRSMKDRFKRGLKKEGQARSGAGASRTSVYKHNRILQFLRPVLESRETHSSTRETVQSSRRPSRAVLCEAPSELSRPSHSESRSATTQSGEPAAGPSDVPLAEASVAPSFGSYRQRQRASDRAPMSEFLHLSTVFQNGFKALCDKMCNIERRLENIETDLSRPAKHFFSAIHNGMVEHLTPELQISFMQGCNNLYVSALQQARVMQSATNMPAVPSLAAMTPTPAAEHHHRGPRAEGHRRRHRHHRTEPQSSEPDRPSRGHRREADPHPEGERRKKKKKKTMTTTSTTSLAMAAPQSTTRTQPGSTRSTPSTQAGSTRSTPTTQPGSTRSTPSTQPGSTQSRSSQPRTLVVPPPLSPASVAVSPPPSTGWTDVGIPSSVIEYAASSPSSSSSVSSSQKTGGYESPLVADIGTP; this is encoded by the exons atggccagcggcagtgattccggcaccccaccgctgaggagtccg gcttcttcaagtgaggaggagaaccaggaggaagagagggagcagcagcagggaccacggggccaagctgtggttgtaggacggagc gtttcacaacgggccctggatgagccaCTTAACATTGACCTAATGGTGGCAtcaatagaagcacggggcccgttgtgggacagccgtgacccccagcacgcggaccagggcatattgcggcgtctgtggttggaggtggcacaaacgctgtgggatggcttcgacagcgctaacGCCAAGGCCAAAgccagtttcc ttaaacaattgaggaccagatggcgctccatgaaggaccgtttcaagaggggcctgaaaaaggagggacaggctCGTAGTGGTGCtggcgcttcaaggacctcggtgtacaagcataaccgtatactgcagttcttgcgaccggtccttgaaagcagaga aacacacagcagcacccgcgagactgtccaatCCTCAAGACGACCCTcaagagcggtcctttgtgaagcgccatctgaactgtcgcggccatcccacagcgagagcaggtctgcaacaacacaatctggcgaaccggcagccggtccatcagatgttcctctggccgaggcctctgttgcTCCGTCCTTTGGGTCttaccgacagcgtcagcgggcctcggacagggcgcccatgtccgaatttttacatctgagtaccgtatttcagaatggtttcaaggcgctgtgcgataaaatgtgcaatatcgaacggcgtcttgaaaacatcgaaacggatctctcgaggccggcaaaacatttctttagtgccattcacaacggcatggtggaacatcttacgccggaactccagatttcgttcatgcagggctgcaacaatttatatgtcagtgctctgcagcaggctcgggtcatgcagtcagcgacaaatatgcccgcagtaccatcgctggctgccatgactccgactcctgctgcagagcaccaccacagaggtccgcgtgccgagggccaccgccgccgccaccgccaccacagaactgaGCCCCAAAGTtccgagcctgacaggccttcaagggggcacagacgggaagccgacccccacccagagggagagaggaggaaaaagaagaagaagaagaccatGACGACCACAAGCACTacgtccttggctatggctgctccccaaagtaccaccagaacacagcctgggtcgacccggagcacaccaagtacccaggctgggtctacacggagtacacccactacccagcctgggtcaaccaggagtacaccatctacacagcctgggtcgacccagagccggagtagccagccaaggacactggtcgtccctcctcctctctCACCTGCTTCTGTTGCAGTCTCGCCACCACCATCCACTGGCTGgactgatgtcggcatcccgtctagtgtcatagagtatgctgcttcctccccctcttcctcctcctcggtctcctcatcaCAAAAAACTGGGGGATATGAATCCCCTTTGGTTGCGGACATTGGCACCCCTTAA